In the Choloepus didactylus isolate mChoDid1 chromosome 3, mChoDid1.pri, whole genome shotgun sequence genome, agacatcaattctatccaaaatgcTTTACAGATTCagacaatcccaatcaaaattccagcaacattctttgctgaaatggaaaatcctatcatcaaatgtatatggaaggtgaggggtcctgaatagccaaaatcatcttgaaaaagaagaatgaagttggaagattcacacttcccagtcttaaaacttaacataaagctacagtaatcaaaatcgcatggtactggcataagaacagacacataaacaaatggaattgaactgaaagctcagaaatcaacccttgcatttatggccaactgattttggaCAAGGGGGCAAAAACCACTTAACTGGGAAAGAACAACCTCTTCAACCAATGGtgcagggaaaactggatctctatttgcaaaagaatgaaggcggatcccctacctcacatcatatacaaaaattaactcaaaatggatccaagacctaaatgtaagaaccagaactatcaaactcctagaagaaaacatagggaagcatcttcaggacctggtttcttagactttacatgcaaagaacaaggaacagaagaaaaaaatagataaatgggatggGACTTCATCAAATATTAAAACTTTTGTCCCTCAAAGAATTCATCAtggaagtaaaatgacaatctacacacACAATGGGGGGGGGgcgaatatttggaaaccacatatctgataagggtttagtatctagaatttataaagaactcctacaactcaacagcaaaaagactaacaacataatttttaaaatgggcaaaacacttgaacagACATCCCTCCAAAGAAGATTTAGAAATTGGCAAAAAgtacatgtaaagatgctcaacatcattagccatcaaatcaaatcaaattcacaatgagatatcatttcacaccaactagaatggctactctttaaaaaaaagaatgagaaaattacaaatgctggagaggatgtagagaaatcagagcactcactcattgctggtgagaacgtaaaatggtgcagccactgtggaagacactttggaggttcctcagaaagttaagtatagaactaccatatgacacagcaattccacttctaggtatatctcccatagaattgaaagcagggattcaaagaTATCTTCACATTAATGTTCAtaatgacattattcacaattgccaaagatggaagcaaccaaaggatccgtcaactgatgaatggataaataaaatgtaacatacaCAAACATGGAATATTACCCAGtggcaaaaaagaatgaagtcctgatacatgcaacaacttggaagaaccttgaagacgtcatgttgagtgaaataaaccagacacaaaaggacaaatattgagtgatctcactgaaatgaaattagaataagcaaattgagagtcagaatctagaatataggttactaggtgtgccaggttgaatgtattatgtcccccagaaaaagccattatctttgatgtaaccttgtgcaGGCAGACATACCAGTGTTGATTAGTGTTGGAGATGTGCACtacccaacagtgggtgatgactctggatagtttccatggaggtgtggccccgcccattcagcatgggccttgtttggtttactggagcactatataagctcacacagaaggagcatGCTTGCTACTGtccccaagagggacactttgaagaatgcacaggagctgagagaggaattgcagtttacagagacattttggagacagctgttgaaagcagacttttgctctggaggagctaagagaggacaaacgccccaagagcaactgagagtgacattttggagagaagctgaagcctagagaggaacgtcctgggagaaagccattttgaaaccagaactttggagcagacgccagccaagtgccttcccagctaacagaggttttctggacaccattggccatcctccagtgaagctacccaattgctgatgtgttaccttggacacttcatggccttaagactgtaactgtgtaaccaaataaactcccttttataaaagccaatctgtctctggtgtatTGTATTCTGGcacgttagcaaactagaacaccagggtatggggtgggggtagggaatagagagttaatgcttaacatGTATatagttcctatttggaatgatgaatatgtttcagtaatggatgatggtgatggtagcacaacattgtgaatgtaattaatggccTGATACATAttgggaaaatttaggttgtgtatatggtactagaataaaaatttttttaaaaattcatggaagtGTACTACACAGtgtaccctaagttaaaccagggACTATAGtcaataatacaattataaaaatatgctttcatcaattgaaacaaatgtaccacaccaatgcaaagtgttaataatagggtagtacatGGCaccctgaattttatgcatgattgttatgGGCCCTTCAGATTGATGTGGTGATGCCATGTTCTCCTTGGTTGATATTATGCCCTCCCAGATGAGGGATGGACATTCTTTAtgctcattttcttttataaaattgacTTCTTGCTGGTGAGTTTGTATGGGATGCAGGGGTCTGGTTACCACTGAAAGAGATTACATTCCAGGAATGCAATGATTATAGCCTGAAGAGTTCAAGACAAGGCATGGTTGGAAGGTGAGTTGGTTTCTGTTTatgctataaaattttaaatgataaatttaacaTCACCAGAAAACAAATTATCATTCACATTTCACTGAATATTGAGGGTAAGACTTGAATTTGTGGTTCTCATCAAAGAAGTACAGTAATAGTCTTTGAGTCATTGGAAGTCAGTATTCATGGGCATCTTATCAGATGATGCAATGTCAAGAGTAATGAAGAAACCATCATTAAATAAATGTAGAAggctctctagctaagccaacttgaaaggtgaaatcactgccctgcccccctacgtgggatcagacacccaggggagtgaatctccctggcaacgtggaatacgactcccggggaggaatgtagacctggcatcgtgggacggagaacatcttcttgaccaaaagggcgatgtgaaaggaaatgaaataagcttcagtagcagagagattccaaaaggagccgagaggtcactctggtgggcactcttatgcacaatttagacaaccctttttggttctaaagaattggggtagctggtggtagatacctgaaactatcaaactacaacccagaacccatgaatctcgaagacaattgtataaaaatgtagcttatgaggggtgacaatgggattgggaaaaccataaggaccacactcccctttgtctagtttatggatggatgagtagaaaaataggggaaggaaacaaacaaacaaacagacaaaggtacccagtgttcttttttacttcaattgctcttttttactttaattattattcttgttatttttgtgtgtgtgctaatgaaggtgtcagggattgatttaggtgatgaatgtacaactatgtaatggtactgtgaacaatcgaatgtacgatttgttttgtatgactgcatggtatgtgaatatatctcaataaaatgaagattaaaaaaaaaaaagaaaaaagaaagaaatctaatggagtttgtcctgtaggttttaggaactgttttggtcctgttaaccctgttttccttaccgtttctctttatggcaatgggaatgtttatactatgaatgtccctcccttatatattggaagcacataacttgttctaagttcacagatccacagctaaaggaaaattatgccttaggactgaccacgcctataattgattttgatggcatcttgtacttaactattgttactgaaatgatttaagtttctgtgatattgttgtgggatgaatgtattttgtatatggaaagataatgtcattttggggtccaggggtggaatgtgccagtttgaatgcattatgtccccccaaatgccattatctttgatgtaatcttgtgtgggtggacctatcagtgttaattagattgcaattctttgagtgtttccatggagatgtgccccacccaactgtgggtgatgactgattggataatttccatggaggtgttggccccacccattcagggtgggactaaattaatcactggagccatataaatgagctgacaaacagaaggaactcagtgcagctgtgagtgacattttgaagaggagctacagccaagagggacactttgaagaaagcacaggagctgcagatgagagacagtttgaagatggccgttggaagcagactcttgctccagagaagctgagagaggacagatatcccacgtgcaactaagagtgacatttttgaggaactgcagcctagagaggagcatcctgggagaaagccattatgaaaccagaactttggagcagatgccagcacgtgccttcccagctaacagaggttttccagacaccattggccatcctccagtgaaagtacctgattgctgatgtgctaccttggacactttatggccttaagactgtaactgtgtaaccaaataaaccctttttgtaaaagtcaaaaaaaaaaaataaatgtagaagggaatttcagagactagaagatTCATATTATTTCAATATATGAATTTTGACAGATTCCAAAGAGCCGTGGCATTATGAGAAATAACACTGCCACCCTTTCTTGTGGTGAAGAATGAGAAATTATCTGGAAATGGTGtatttgataataaaaaatacCAAGAAATGGTTCCTGGACCAGAACAGGAAAAGATTGTGCCTGGATACCAAAAAGGATATTTATGTGCACTTATTggacaataaaatgaaaaattgttcctattattctaaaatttcatCAATAAATCAATTTCCTCAGATGGAACTATgaattttataatacattttaaatcaaATTGTTTATATAGTCAAGGACCCCACAAAAAATATTTGATCAGGCCCTGCACACCCTAGGGGTAGCCCCAGAATGGGGATTTTGAGGGGAGTTAGAATACTTAGGGAGAATTACAAGATGGAGATTGTCatagtaaaatatttagaaactcaGCTAGAATTCATAAGGAAGAGGCTGTATAGTATGCAACAAAAATGGACAGAGAGCTCAGTATGCTTCCAGGTATTTCTCTGAGTTTCATGCAAAAAAGGTTaaaccaaaacaatgaaaaaaaggagGTTTTCTTCTTCGCACTTAAATTAACACTgggatttattttttagaattttttttttttttggtaatatatgTTTAGTAGAATATTTTTTAGTTGCCTACATATTTTTTTAGTATGTGTACATGTGTCAATTGCCCAACAGAATAGaactaaaacaaaatatgttCAAGGACCTTTAAACTAAAGAACAAGGTGATGAGATTTCACAGTTGCAAACCTCTGTGTAAATATTTGGCTACCAAgtcagataaataaaatagtttcatCATTTAAACCTTTGCCATTGGGAAAAGTAAACATGGGTGGGGGGGGAATTATGAGGAAAgaatacttctttttctttcctatgcCAAGTAAATAAgacaaatttttcattttccccaCAAAGAGCAAATCCAGAACAATATCAAAATCCCCTATCAGAGTAAAAATCATTACAAATACTTTTGGGAAGacaatttaacaatatttttttcaaaattttaatgacCTTATCTTTTGGCCTAGCATTTCTATATTTAGTGATTTATAAGGTATTTGCACAAATCTGGAAACATATGTAAAAGCACATTTATTGTAATTCTAACAGACACCTCAAATTAACATGTCAAAATCAAACTCTTGATTTTTCCCCCTCTGACCCCAAGCATTGCCCTTTCAAAACCTACTTATTCTTCATATTTTCCCAATTCAGTAAATGGCAACTTCAttgttttaattgctttggaTAAAGCACAGGACTCATCCTTGACTTCTCTCCATATCCCACCTTTGATCCATCAGCAAGCCCTGTTCTTTCtacttaaaaatatacataagatCCAAATATTTATCGCTACCTCTAACATAGCCATTCTATTGGGTCACTATCATCTCTCTCCACTCTGCAGAATAGCTTCTAAACTGGACTTTGTTTCCTTGCTTCCCACTCTACTATAATTCTCTACAGAATAAAGAAGAgtctttccaaaaataaaaatcaggtgGGTCATAACCCACTTCAAAATCCTCTGAAGGCTTCCTCTCACACTCAGAGAAAAATGAACACTTCTTACCGTGGCCTAGGAAGTCTTCAAATATCTGTCCTACTCCTCTTACCTGTCACCCACAGCGTCACCAGCTTCTCCGTGCCGGCCTCACTGACACTCGTTCCCTTTCGCAGGGAAAGTGGTTCCTCCTTCAGTGAGTGGACTTgcactttcctttctctctcctcttcttttcctagatcTTGACATGGACCACTCTTGCTTCCTACATATTTTCACCCCAAAATGTTGCTTCTCAGAGATTTTCCATGACTCtactattttaaatattctctctcaatgatttttttaactCTGTTTATTGTTTGTCTCACCTACTAGAATTTGGGCTCCGTTAAAACAAGGAGTTTGCCTCATtcactgatgtttccacaatgtcTAGAAACTTGGTTACCACTCAATAATTATTcgttagataaataaataaatgaatttagaaaaattgaaaaggacccaaatgtctatcaaaagGGAGTGGTtaaaaggaagatatgtttatttggtgcaaaatctatattttctttggcacaccagataatttaatACGTAagttcagtttactcaaacactctaattacatggaactttgaagagGGAGTGAGATCTAGCTGGTTGTACAGGTTatcatgaaaccccaatacatgccaaagtaatttgggcagagaataaagatgcaTTTACAAAGCCcctctgagggactgggggaaaatgctgaaatattaaacttccttaccTGCAGAATTACTGctttctcacaagcattggggactacaaattaAGGCCAAGCTCTCAAttttggagcttgcccttatgaagcttgttacggcaaaggagaggctaaacctacttataattacgcctaagagtcacccccagagaacctcttttgtcactcagatgtggtctctctctctaagcaaactgaaaaggtaaactcactgccgccccctctacatgggacaggacacccaggagtgtaaacCTCCCAGGAaattgggacatgactcccagggatgaatctgtacccagcattgtgggattgaggaagctttcttgaccaaagggggaagagaaattaaagaaaataaagtttcagtggcttagagatttcaaatagagtcgagaggttatTTTGAAGGTTATTCTCATGCCTTGTATAGttattactttttactttttggtgtattggaatagctagaagaaaatacttgaaactgttgaactgcaacccagtagccttgatttttgaagatgactgtataacttacatggtgtgattgtacaattgtgaaaaccttgtggctcagactccctttatccagtgtttggataggtgagtagaaaaatggggacaaaaattaaatgaatagatTATTGCAGCCATGATTGCCCGGCCGAGACTGGAGCTGAACAGTCATTGTCAGAATGTGGGGCAAAGACCGAATTGAGATTTTTCCATCGCGAATGGCACAGACCATCATGAAGGCTCGATTAAAGGGAGCACAGACAGGTCGAAACCTCCTGAAGAAAAAATCTGATGCCTTGACTCTTCGATTTCGACAGATCCTAAAGAAGATAATAGAGACTAAAATGTTGATGGGTGAAGTGATGAGAGAAGCTGCCTTTTCACTTGCTGAGGCCAAGTTCACAGCTGTGGACTTCAGCACCACAGTTATCCGAAACGTGAATAAAGCCCAAGTGAAGATTCGTGCAAAGAAAGATAATGTAGCAGGAGTTACGTTGCCAGTGTTTGAACACTACCATGAAGGAACTGACAGTTATGAACTGACCGGTTTAGCCAGAGGTGGGGAACAGCTGGCTAAGTTAAAGAGAAATTATATGAAAGCAGTGGAACTACTGGTGGAACTGGCTTCGCTGCAGACTTCCTTTGTTACTTTGGATGAAGCTATTAAGATAACCAACAGGTGTGTAAACACCATTGAACATGTCATCATTCCTCAGATTGAACGTACCCTTGCTTACATCATCACACAGCTGGATGAGAGAGAGCGAGAAGAGTTCTACAggttaaagaaaatacagaagaaaaagatTCTCAAGGAAAAATCTGAGAGGACTTGGAACAGCGGAGAACAGTTGGGGAGGTGATGGAGCCAGCTAATCTTCTGGCTGAAGAGAAGGATGAGGATCTTCTTTTTGAATAGTCCTTCCTGCTCGGGTCCTTTCAGAAGCCCTAATACTGGCTCCATTTTAATTCACGGTGTATAAGTGTGGTATGTGTGGCTATGTATTTTTTGGCTTAAGAGTTTCACTAGTGGTAAAATTTCCCTGGGCATCAGTTTATTGGATTACTTTTGCAGAATCacatttcagtaaatatttatcacAGATACAAGATTTGTAGAACCTGCCCAGAACTCATAGAATTTGCTAAGCAGTAGTGTCACCCTGCTTCATTTACATACATGTTACAGGTGGTCTGCTTAACAAGCATATTAAGAAATAATCCTTAGGAAACCTCAGTGGTCTCAGGCCAACAACTGCATATGTACCCTTTGTGGCTACTCACTTGCAAACCTTGATGCTGTTGGCTGATATGCAGCAGTCATCTGTTTTTACCGTGGTACTTCTCTCCTCAGGCTTTATGAATACCTTCACTTATTCTTCCTTGCATGACAGGTCTCTATCCTCATCTGTCATGAGAATTCTGCCAATTTAATGTGACTGTAGTACAAACAGTATAAtgatggatttaaaaataagcagTTCTTTTTAGTTATTAATTTACTACTAAGAATAAGTCTTGTTCTTATGCTCAGATCAGCACATCGTGCTGTCATCGTTTTCTCAGCAGAAATGTAGGAAATTGTGGGTAAcctcctgttttttttctatgagtTTTACTAGTAGGCTTACTCTGAAATGATTTATTGCATTTTAGGGTATTAATATGGTTGCCAATGAGTTAAGGGAGTCATAATACTTATTTCTTTCCTAATCTACGAAAAATACTAATTCCAGTTTTGGAGTATATGACAAGgtaactttttattgttttacaagCAGTAGAAATGTGCTTTCTTTCACAGATGAAAAGTCATTTGTGCGGCCACATAAAGAGGTTACTTTGAGCTTTTTATTACTGTTTGATTTGACATGAGCCATCTGTGATTACTCAGGCTTTCTTGCAGCCAGTTCCAGGCATTTTTGACATTATGGGTGATAGGACAGGTTTTTAGTTAGTGAAATTGTGACACCAGCCTTATTATATCATAATCAATTGATATCATAGACTTTTTAAAGCATTAAATGATTTACATTTAACACCTGCTACAAAATAATGAAGcttagttttttatttaaatgcaattccactgagatacattcacacaccatacaatcatccaatgtgcacaatcaaCTCTCCACTGCACCACCACATAGCTGTACACCCATCACCAGTCAACCTATCGAACAGCCTCATCACTCCGagaaataaagctaaaaataagacccaaaataaaaataaaaataaagaacacccaaaacatcccacactccttccccacccctaccTCCACTCTTCATCCATGCCCCCATCCCCCTTTTCTCTACTTATCTAGCTACACACCggacaaagggaatgtgagccacaaggtcccCACAACCACACAGCCACACCACACAAGCtacatagtcatacaatcatccCCAAGAATCAAGGCCATGAGATCTCAGTTCAATAGCtctaggtatttccttctagctattctaatacacctgaaaaataaaaagggatatgtctttaatgcataagaatgacctccagaatgacctcttttttttttttttaatcttcattttattgagatacattcacataccagtcatacaaatcgtacattcaattgttcaccacaccattacatggttgtacattcatcgcctGGGTCggtccctggcaccttcattggCATGCACACAAGGATGACAAGAGTAATGGTTAaggtgaaaaagagtaattgaagtaaaaaaaaaaaaattaaatgaataataggcagGATGGAAGGGataggatattttgggttttcttctttacttgtatttttattcttgttttaatttttttaatttttattttagagtaatgaaagtgttcaaaaattgattgtggtgatgaatggtactatgaacaactgattgcacatcATGGAtaattgtagggtgtgtgaatatatcttaataaattgaattttaaaaaaaaggttgtgGTTAAAGATATTATAATAGAGATATAAAATTCAGTATTTTGTACCCACAAAAAGGAAGAGGTCAAACTTTATACACTGAAACCAAAGTATGTTCATGATAAGTTGCttgtatgtgtattttaaaagacCAGAAGATTACTCACAAACACAGTGACATCCGGGGAATGGAATTGTGGGGAGTAGgcttacattttccattttacatatttcTGTTTTGAATTTCTATAGCCAGACAtttaaaagaatacattttaagattacactcaaaaaaattcttaattttaaggCAAGAAATTAAAGGAATATCATGTAGGAAAATTATTGCCAAGTAACTAGAAAGAGATCTTAACACACTAGTACCCTGCTCAGGGCCACACAAAGAAATGGCTGTCAGTTTCAGCTGAGAAGATATAGAAATCGTcaaaaagcacaataaaagatgcttaccatcattagccatcaaaccaaatcaaaatcacaatgagatatcatttcacatgcactaaaatggctactttttaaaaaatgaaccagaaaattacaagtgctggagaggttgtggagaaaccAGAGCACTCATTCATCACTGGtgagaacgtaaaatggtgcagtcactatggaagacactttggaggttcctcagaaagttaagtatagaattaccatatgacacaacAATTCCACCTCTAAGTATATCcccaaaaggattgaaagcagggtTTCAAAGATAtcttcacaccaatgttcataatgacattattcacaattgccaaagatggaagcaacccaagggtctaactgatggataaataaaatgtcgtATATACAGACATGGAGTATTACTCAAtggcaaaaaagaatgaagtcctgatacatgcaacaacatggaagaaccttga is a window encoding:
- the LOC119528711 gene encoding V-type proton ATPase subunit D-like gives rise to the protein MWGKDRIEIFPSRMAQTIMKARLKGAQTGRNLLKKKSDALTLRFRQILKKIIETKMLMGEVMREAAFSLAEAKFTAVDFSTTVIRNVNKAQVKIRAKKDNVAGVTLPVFEHYHEGTDSYELTGLARGGEQLAKLKRNYMKAVELLVELASLQTSFVTLDEAIKITNRCVNTIEHVIIPQIERTLAYIITQLDEREREEFYRLKKIQKKKILKEKSERTWNSGEQLGR